GGCTCAGCTATCAGTGACGAGTTGTCGCGAGTACCGACTGCAGGCCTGCGTTGTACGTTCGAGAATTCCTCCGCCCCAAATGCCATAGTAACGAAGACACCTGTCGAACAGGGACCACCGCAGACGCCTGGAGAGCTAAGATGCAGCATGTCGTTTGTCTATCCTGCTGCCCATCTGAGGTCTGCGCGACAGGGTAAGGCGATATTTTAAATGCGGCATGAATAGACAAAAAAGACATACAGAAGCTTGTTGTAGTCGATGCCTCCCTCGGCCGCCTGCACGTCCCACGGGGTGATGGTCTGGTCGTCATCGCCCTCGCCAAAGTCGTCGCCTTCAACGCCAGACGGCGGAAGCACCTGAAACAACCAGATATTTCAGCATGCAAATGAGATGACTTAAACCGTTTGGATCTACCTGCCGTGACACGCGAGACATCACCCTATAGTCAGGCATCTGTGCTACACATTGTAAACGCTTCAGGCCTGTCAGACTTCATTTGAATACCTGAGCGCGAGAGGGGATCTCCTCAGGACCgagcttctcctcctcagcGAGAGCCGGGGACTGTTCATCGGGTCCTGGGACGACGT
This region of Toxoplasma gondii ME49 unplaced genomic scaffold asmbl.1489, whole genome shotgun sequence genomic DNA includes:
- a CDS encoding tryptophanyl-tRNA synthetase (encoded by transcript TGME49_324800), producing the protein MYQESYLDEFGIPANVKEVRLVVLPEWNINANMYPVLKSTGQIADIQFESVKFNEEKKQLCLSLHVVPGPDEQSPALAEEEKLGPEEIPSRAQVLPPSGVEGDDFGEGDDDQTITPWDVQAAEGGIDYNKLLYVFFVYSCRI